agaaagGAAAACCTCTTCTACAATGGAGCACAGGAAGGagaccctttccctcccccctgcattacaGGGTGCCAGGATAGGCTGTGTGATAAATTACAAGAGAATCACTCTGCTTTCTTCTGATGACACCTCAGCAGTCATCCTAATCGATTTCATTTTCATTACTGGCACCTTCTGGCCGCCGGAGCTTTTCCACCGGTTCATTGATTTGTCCATCCCCACCTCGCCGATCCTCTGTCTGCACGCCTCGGCAATCTTCCTCATCTACCTGACTaacatcctcctcttcctcctcctcgccCTGCACTTCCATTCGAACCTGCCCTTTCACATCCACCTCTTCTTCTCCCTCTGTGCCCAGCAGGTGACAGTTGACCTTTGCCCCTTCTGGGCTGTGGTTCTCCTTCACAGGGGAGGATGAGGTTGATTCATTGCTGACAGGTGAGATGTCACTGCTGCTGTTATGGTTGAGTAGGGTGGTAGTAGAACATGTGGGGGCTTTCACAGGGATCTGCCAGGAGGGAACCTTGGGTGCAGATGGTGAGGCTGGGAATTGTCGCCTGTCAACAcacaaaacagaaagaaagaaacaaacaaacaaacaacattaCAGAGGCCAGTCTGTTCCAAATCCCATCTTCATAATGGCTAAGACCACAGGAACAAGCACACATCTGCCAGAAGGCATTAGATAAAACAGAGCAATATTCTGTCACAGCTCATACTTGTGAAATTGAAAAATTAGGTTGATTTCTGGGTATTGTAACACAGCTCCCATATCCTCTCCTTCGAAACACTTTTAGAGATAAATCTGAATAACAGCCACCCTCCCCTTTTCTTTGTACATTAGTTCTATCCCTTTAGCCTTTTGTATCAAGTCTAAGTTTCACCCCTCTCTGTTTCCCTATTTCTTTTAgtttgtaagccacctagatgtaATTTGTGATGACCGGGGTAGTAAACCCTCAATAAACTTCAAACGAAGAGTACCTGTTTAGCAGGAGGCCTTTCAGTGAATAAATCTCTGATTTCAGTTCATTTATATTCTGGGATTCCACGATCCAATTGGTGGATGATGAAGCCTGAATAAAATATGAAATGTGAGATGTGCTGCAGTTCAGTCCTGTAGAAAACAGGTATCTCTGCAGTCTATGATCCTTTAAATTGGACCAACTTAGGAAATATCCAGAGAGGAAGTTTTGACATTGAGCAAAGGGACTGATTTGGCTTGGAAAGCTGATATACATCTTCCTCTTGGATAATTCTTCCATTGGTAAGCTGAAAGCTGTCACAAAGCCTACACAGAGTCCAGGATGAAACGTATACAGCAGCTGTTAGTGGCTCTGTATATTGGTTCCCACAGACAGTACAGAATTCCAACATACCTCCTCTAGGTGGGACAAGAGTGCCCTCCCTGGTGTGCTCTCTTACTGGTTACACAAACCCTGATATTTTGGTTCATACACAAGTATTGACACTAAACTTGTACAGTTTACGTTTTCATGCAGTGCGAGAAATAAAAGTTCTTTGTAGACATGGAGCTGGGGTTACTATCTATTCTCTGTATCTTGCATCTCTAAAGAATGCTCTGTGCTCTGTTGGGTTTGGAATGAAAAGGTGGAAGGGAAGTACTACAGGACCAAAAGGCTTCTGGGGGTTACCCAAGGGTATACCTGTTCTATGCACCGGCCACTTACAGATGGGATCATCAGATAAGGATGGAAGATGTACCTTGGAGGTAGCTAGCTCCTGAGATAGCTCCTGGATCTTCTGTTGTTGCTGTACTAGAAGGTCTTGGACAGAGGCTAAAGTCACCTGGATCTGAGTCActttggaaagagaaaagaaaagaatgggtACACTTCATTGGCAATAAGTGGAATTTCATGGTAAGATATAATCACAATCTTTTATTTGTCCTgctcattttgtattttatttatttatttagattttgctcacacctttttcagtagtagttcaaagtgagttacattcaggtaggctggacatttctctgtcccaggtgggctcacaatcttggtttgtacctgaggcaatggagggttaagtgacttgcccaagatcacaaggagcagcagtgggatttgaactggccacctctggattgcaagaccggtgctcaagccactaggccactcctccactccaaattacATCTAGGTATGACATCTTCAGTTCATCTCAGGCAGCAAAGCTTCTGTCACAAATTGATCCCTTTGCACATAATCACCTACCACCAAGCGCTGCCTATAAATCACAATCATTAATTTCTGTCTCTATGCCACATCATCACCCAACACTGGTCTGTCTGTCCTTGAGGTACATCATTTCTGGGTCTGTGGTAACGGAAAGACAGACTAATATGTGGCCAGACTGTCTGTCAATCGTCAATGGGAGAACTGACTAGCAACCAGGCCTGTCTGGCAGGTTACAAAGGGATCTAGAAGACTTCCTAGCATTGGCAGCTATCTTGAACAGGCTGTGATGATAAAGCAGCTGGGTCTGTCTGGCATTCTGCTTGTTCTTTGATAATTTCTGCTTCAAACTATTTGAGAACACTTCACATTATTGTTAAAACATCTACCTGAATTTTATAAAAAAATTGAAGCTTCAACCACCCAGGGAAAgtcatagactttttttttttttttagcaaacccTATAATAGGTTATACTGTAATTGATGTCTCTTACTGACCAAAAAAACAAAGCAGTGGAAAACAACTCCCAGTAGGGAGAATAAGCCACAactcaaaaaatgtttattaaaacttgatattctgcctttactCTTGGCAGACCAAAGaggtttacaattaaaatataaaattatacatAAAATCTGAAAAACAGAACGTCATTTTCATATAGGAAAGATAGAACTCAATCAATCAAAGGAAAATATGGAGGATGGAAGAGGATTAGTGAGAACAACGTTTCTCTGGTTTCATCCACGAGACACACTCATGTAATGTAGCGTTAAATGCTAATTGAAAGTAGTGGGTCTTTAGACGTGCCTTAAATTTGGGAAAAGAAAGTTGTTTTGGAGGGGTTGAGGACAAGACTCTGAGATCTTAACCAGTCTATTAATCAAACAATTAATATGGCATATCCTCAAAATGGTATTTATTTATGCTTGAAAAAAGTTACACTTGTGCACTACACAAAAATGGACTCCACCACttatcaaatcataacctcaacccatatatatacgccgacgatgtaacaatatacatcccgttcaaacaagatatcaaagaaatatccaacgaaatcaaccaaagtttacacatcatgaacacctgggcagatgcatttcgattgaaactaaatgcggaaaaaactcaatgcctaatactcacctcccaatacaacacgaatgaatataccaccttaaacacaccaaaactaaaccttccaatctcagaaactctaaaaatccttggagtcactatcgaccgccatctaACACTCAAAACcgatgcaaacaacacaaccaaaaagatgttctattgcatgtggaaactgaaaagaataagacaattcttcccaagatccgtcttccgcaacctagtgcaatccctcgtactcagccatctggattactgcaattcactatacgcaggttgtaaagagcaaatactgaggagacttcaaacagcccagaacacagcagccagactcatcttcggaaaaccaaaatacgaaagtgctaaacccttacaagagaagctgcactggctcccacttaaggaacgcattacttttaaggtatgcacattagtccacaaaattatccacagtgaagctccagcctacatgtccgacttaatagacctaccacccaggaacgctaaaagatcatctcaaacttttcttaacctccacttccctaattgcaaaggcataaaatacaaggcgctgcacgcatcaaccttttcttacataagcacgcaattctggaatacactaccacgcaacttgaaaacaatccacaaactaaccaacttccgcaaactactgaagactcatctcttcgataaaatttactgtaaggagcaatacacatgaagttcacactcactattccagaaatacaccaatacattcttttctgaactctcatccccgtaATCTCATCACgcttaaaccttcactcacagaaaatgttataccgaatgttcttttgctaaggttctatcaccctaccaatttcccgttgcctctttccattgttccattgttcttttccttgtcctactccctaacgataccttgactttgtctcgcttaacttctcacaatgtaatccacaactgattgtaacaaattgtatttccattatttacaatgtattgtaagccacactgagcccgcaaataggtgggaaaatgtgggatacaaatgcaataaaataaataaataaataacaatctgTATAGGCGGGTCACTCTTCCAAATCTTTAACAAAAAACTTCAAAAAGACTTCCTTAAGTTCAAGAAATTGCACAAATTCACAGTCCCAGACAAGGGCTTCCTTGTTTCGCTGAAGGGGCCCTTGTCGGGGAAGCAGTTGTTTTAACAATAACACGATGCtttctcaaatggtttgaagTAAAAATTACCATTGATTATGGAATATTACATGTTTTGCTTTCCAATATGAAGTAGTTTGAAAAGAAATTCTGCTTCTTTTATAATAATTAGAAATCCCACTGGAAAACACATAGGCACTCACTTAATCAGGTCTGCAGGGAACCTAAGAGGCTAGATGTTCAGGAAACAACTACACTAATATTACACAACCTTCTGGTTAAACATGGCAGAAGTGGGTTATGGGAGAACGAAAGGGGTAATTCTTTAACTGGGTGCCTGCTAGGAGTCTAGTCTATGAAGGAACATAGGCATCTAACTAACAGGATATTAGCTTAACAGGGAGGAAAGTGTGTATGGGCTTAGGCATTAATGTTTACATCAGCCATGTGCACCTAAGTGCTGGTAATACAtgtataacttatagtattctttaGGCTACCCCACCCCTTGTATGTCCAACTGTAAATGAAGCGCTGCATAAGATATGCGCATATtcccagaatagtgcttaggcagaacTTGGTCATTTACTCACTATATGCCATTATGCTGATGCTTTACATGCCTAACTGGCAGCAAGTGTAACTCTATAGAAAAGGAGAAATCATGTTCACACTCAATGTCagagttggaatgtattgtaagcAGTATGGCCAGGCCAACTGGATGGGCCCTCCCTGCTGTCTTGTACTATATTTACTATCTCCCCTTCTattaggtatgatgtgatactacatacatatacttggtcttgatttgtccttgccaatttcagggctcagaccgtagaagtctacccggcactggccttgttctgcaataactgaagctgaatctgtccagccgcgatcaaggcacagaccataaaagtctgcccagtactggctttactgcccaattactactactatttagcatttctatagcgctacaaagcaaatgcagcgctgcacaaacatagaagaaagacagtccctgctcaatgagcttacaatccaatactatttcagctaagcttctgcagaaggaatggatccacagaagcttagctgaaattgggtggcggggggaagagggggtggtggttgagaggctaggataggggagggcagacctatacggggtctgtgccagagccggtgatgggaggcgggactggtggttgggaggcgggaaatactgctggacagacttatacgatctgtgccctgaaaaagacaggtacaaatcaaggtaaggtatacacatatgagtttatcgtgggcagactagatggaccgtgcaggtctttttctgccgtcatctactatgttactatttagcaTAGCGCTGCTGTTCCTATTATGTGCTGTCAGCCTCTCCTTTCCAACCAGATAATAAAGTGGTAAGCCAGGGCAAAATCTAAAGTAAACTGCCTCCAAAACTTCTTTGTCCTATGGCTGCCAGGACTCTTCTTCCTAGGGTATTTAAAGGAGGGACAGCCAATTAACAAATGGTTTGCACAGCAGGCAGTCCCAGCACCACCCTGCACCCCACCCAGAGGGCCAGTCTAGCATCTCACTGCAGTCTAAAAACACAGGTTGCTTATCATCTGCTTTCACTCACTCGCATCAGCCATCATGCTTGCTCTATTATGGTGCCATAAGGAACTCTTAAAAAATGCTGTCACAAATATTGAAAGTGTTTCTTgctcttccttttttcttgctaATGTGTACCTCTTGTTTTGTTAACCCCTCATACTGGTAGAGAGCGAAGGAGACCCTGAGACCCCTGAAGTCATTTAAAGGGAATGGTGGGACCACGTCAGTAATTAGACACTGCTGAGCCTCCACAAATTCTGATGCTCACAGAGAAAACAGCTGAAAACCTCAGACAAGCAGAAAAGAAAGCTGAACTTTCCAGCCGTCAGTGGCTGTCACTTCATTCCCCTTATTAATATTCTGAGGTTGGGAGCCTTTCCGTAAAAACATAATTAATTGAGGCCGTGCcgacagtaaacaagcaatttcaaATTAAAGCAAAATGACGGCAACTTCATTTGCAAATGTGAACAGATTTTCCAAAGAGATAAATGAAGTTACCACATAAAGCAGAGATGGGGTTTAGGGGGTTGTTTGTAAAGAGGAGGGCTGGGGGGTGGATTGATGGAGTCGTTAATCTTTACCTGTCTGTGCTACACTGTTGCTCATCTGGGATATGTTGGACTCAATCCTCTGCATCTGCTTCCTGTCCTCTCGCCCTCCCATGATGAGAGGTAGAAGGTATTTCTGAAAAAGAAGCGGGAAGATGTGAAATATGAGAAAAGACAACAATTAGGATTAGACTCAAAGTgcagatggaaggaggagagaggttTCCGTTCCAGTGAGAGAGCACGGGGAAGCCACATACAAGCCTGTATCTACAAGAAGAAACAGCCCCCCCAAAATAGGGCAATTCCCCTTTCACAGAACATATGGGAATTAAGAAACACTCACCTTGTAAAGCTGGTGAAAGCCAAATGCAATCCCAGCCAGGATAATTGCTAACGCTCCATAGTCCCGCCACCTGGATCCTCCAGGACCTATGAgtcaaaaataaaacatggaggtCTGGTGCCCAGGAAAAGTGATAAACAGTAGGCAAGGACAGTACAAGCTTCCCActgcccctcactcctgccctgtagGAGGCCCCTCTCATAGCTCCAGAATGGAGGGGTAGTTTAATGGTTAGAGAAGCAGCTTACGAACCAGGCAAGTCagtgttcaaattccactgctccCACTGACATTGTTTGTTGAATTTGAGCAATTCGCTTCACcccctgttgcctcaggtacaactagGGAAACAACTCATGTACCTGactatgta
This sequence is a window from Microcaecilia unicolor chromosome 13, aMicUni1.1, whole genome shotgun sequence. Protein-coding genes within it:
- the PEX14 gene encoding peroxisomal membrane protein PEX14 isoform X2, with protein sequence MEHAIPREQLISTAVKFLQNPRVHQSPLATKKLFLKKKGLTDEEIELALQQSGPAPDESQSSGPSAQIIPVQPAHLISQSYRPGGSRWRDYGALAIILAGIAFGFHQLYKKYLLPLIMGGREDRKQMQRIESNISQMSNSVAQTVTQIQVTLASVQDLLVQQQQKIQELSQELATSKASSSTNWIVESQNINELKSEIYSLKGLLLNRRQFPASPSAPKVPSWQIPVKAPTCSTTTLLNHNSSSDISPVSNESTSSSPVKENHSPEGAKVNCHLLGTEGEEEVDVKGQVRMEVQGEEEEEEDVSQVDEEDCRGVQTEDRRGGDGQINEPVEKLRRPEGASNENEID
- the PEX14 gene encoding peroxisomal membrane protein PEX14 isoform X1 is translated as MASSEQPESPRQPTSPLDMEHAIPREQLISTAVKFLQNPRVHQSPLATKKLFLKKKGLTDEEIELALQQSGPAPDESQSSGPSAQIIPVQPAHLISQSYRPGGSRWRDYGALAIILAGIAFGFHQLYKKYLLPLIMGGREDRKQMQRIESNISQMSNSVAQTVTQIQVTLASVQDLLVQQQQKIQELSQELATSKASSSTNWIVESQNINELKSEIYSLKGLLLNRRQFPASPSAPKVPSWQIPVKAPTCSTTTLLNHNSSSDISPVSNESTSSSPVKENHSPEGAKVNCHLLGTEGEEEVDVKGQVRMEVQGEEEEEEDVSQVDEEDCRGVQTEDRRGGDGQINEPVEKLRRPEGASNENEID